From Coffea arabica cultivar ET-39 chromosome 10e, Coffea Arabica ET-39 HiFi, whole genome shotgun sequence, one genomic window encodes:
- the LOC113711084 gene encoding mitochondrial import inner membrane translocase subunit Tim9, translating into MDKSMLGDLDSLPEEDKVRMSAMIDQLQIRDSLRMYNSLVERCFTDCVDTFRRKTLDKQEETCVRRCAEKFLKHSMRVGMRFAELNQGAATPD; encoded by the exons atggacAAGAGCATGCTTGGAGACTTGGATTCTCTTCCGGAAGAAGATAAGGTTCGAATGTCGGCTATGATCGATCAACTCCAAATCCGTGACAG TTTAAGGATGTACAACTCACTGGTGGAAAGATGTTTCACCGATTGTGTAGACACCTTCCGACGGAAAACTTTAGATAAACAAGAGGAGACTTGCGTACGCCGTTGTGCTGAGAAGTTCTTGAAGCACTCGATGCGCGTTGGGATGAGATTTGCAGAACTTAACCAAGGTGCAGCAACACCAGATTAA